From a single Porites lutea chromosome 10, jaPorLute2.1, whole genome shotgun sequence genomic region:
- the LOC140950670 gene encoding uncharacterized protein — translation MSGYFMYIEASSPRKREDNAKLYSPPLAFPGHMCLEFYYHMSGAAIGSLKVTINEKVVFSRSGDREDKWYKASINVSAIVGLHRVTFEGVVGNDYRGDIAIDDFSLTAGSCAFNCCSYHFEKYQDLPTSSAHAVEHFTINGNLFLAFANYKSDIAGKYNTDSFIYKFNDSTRKFSPYQNISTNGGQDVEYFKISDEHYLAVANGYNGVTHRLNSVIYRWNGKLFVAFQNFTTQGANGFSFFIADKEPFLAVSNLYHDVTNSINSVIYRWKNKRFELFQEVATDGSNKSVAFLINDESYIAFANYVKDSVVYKWSGKSFFKLQTLPKANDLKFFNISDNAFLTISSPNENPLIYEWNGTQFGFYLIFLNAAGWGLHPFVTCGQNFLGLADPYNKAMSPLYIYMFSHGQFTTFQKISTTGVMDITSFEHKGHTYLAMANSGNDNQKNTESALYKWTID, via the exons ATGTCAG GTTATTTCATGTACATAGAAGCATCCAGTCCACGAAAACGAGAAGATAATGCAAAATTGTACAGTCCTCCTCTTGCATTCCCAGGGCACATGTGTCTTGAATTCTATTACCATATGTCTGGTGCAGCTATTGGAAGCCTGAAAGTCACCATAAACGAAAAAGTAGTGTTCTCTAGAAGCGGTGATAGAGAAGACAAGTGGTATAAAGCCAGTATAAATGTATCAGCTATTGTGGGATTGCATAGG GTGACATTTGAAGGGGTAGTTGGCAACGATTACAGGGGTGACATAGCAATTGACGATTTCTCCTTGACAGCCGGGTCTTGTGCTTTTA ATTGTTGCAGTTATCACTTTGAAAAATACCAAGATTTACCAACCAGCTCAGCTCACGCTGTGGAACATTTCACCATCAATGGAAATCTGTTTCTCGCCTTCGCAAACTACAAAAGTGACATCGCCGGAAAATACAACACAGACTCTTTCATATACAAGTTCAACGATTCGACCAGGAAATTCTCTCCTTATCAGAACATAAGTACAAATGGAGGGCAAGACGtggaatatttcaaaatttctgaTGAACATTACCTTGCTGTTGCTAATGGTTACAATGGAGTTACGCACAGACTGAACTCTGTTATTTATCGTTGGAATGGAAAATTGTTTGTCGCTTTTCAAAACTTTACTACGCAAGGAGCAAATGGCTTTAGTTTTTTCATAGCAGACAAAGAACCATTTCTTGCCGTATCAAATCTTTACCACGACGTTACAAATAGTATAAACTCTGTCATCTACAGgtggaaaaacaaaaggtttgaACTCTTTCAGGAGGTAGCAACAGACGGAAGTAATAAAAGTGTCGCGTTTCTAATTAATGATGAAAGCTACATCGCTTTTGCCAATTACGTCAAAGATTCAGTCGTTTACAAGTGGTCAGGGAAAAGCTTCTTCAAACTACAGACTCTTCCGAAAGCAAATGATTTAAAATTCTTTAATATAAGTGATAATGCGTTTCTGACCATCTCCTCTCCAAACGAGAACCCGTTAATTTACGAGTGGAATGGCACTCAGTTTGGGTTTTACCTGATCTTTCTTAATGCTGCAGGGTGGGGCTTGCATCCATTTGTGACTTGTGGCCAAAACTTTCTAGGTTTGGCTGATCCGTACAACAAGGCAATGTCCCCgctgtatatatatatgttcTCTCATGGCCAGTTCACAACATTTCAAAAGATTTCCACCACTGGAGTGATGGATATAACGTCATTTGAACATAAGGGTCATACTTATCTGGCTATGGCTAATTCAGGGAATGATAACCAAAAGAACACTGAAAGCGCGCTTTACAAGTGGACCATAGATTAA